The Bdellovibrio bacteriovorus W nucleotide sequence TCCCCAGGTCATGGAAAAACAACTTGTGGCTGGATTCATCCAAACATGAAAAGAGTCATGTACTCTTCAACACATTTGGATCCAGAAACTAAAAAGAAGACTGCTGAAGAGTTTGAAAGTCGCAAGAACCCAGTGAAGGGTCGCTACGCTTGGAGCTTTGATGAAAACTACGACATCTTTACGTCGGATATTGATGGAAAAAACATTCGTCGCCTAACCAAAGAAAAAGGCTACGATGCGGAAGGCTCTTACTCTCCGGATGGACAGTGGATTGCCTTTGCTTCTAATAGAGCTGGCTACACTGAAAAACTCGAAGGCGAAGATAAGAAGCTTTTTGAACAGGACCCTTCGTACATGATGGATATTTACATCATGAAGGCAGATGGTACGGAGGTGCGCCGCCTAACGACTTCTAAAGGTTACGATGGCGGGCCATTCTTTAGCGCTGACGGAAAGAAAATTACTTGGAGAAGATTTGCTCCGAATGGATCTACCGCAGAGATTTTCACAATGAATGTCGACGGTTCAGATCAAAAGCAAGTAACTCGCTTGAAGTCTATGTCATGGGCACCGTATTTTCATCCATCAGGTGATTACATCATTTTCGGTTCAAGTGTTCTAGGATACTCGAACTTTGAATTGTTCATTGTAGACACTGAGGGCAAAAGCGAGCCCGTTCGTGTGACTTTCGATGAAGGTTTTGATGGACTCCCAGTTTTCACTCCAGATGGGAACCAGTTATCTTGGACTCATAGAAACGAAAAGGGCGAATCTCAAATCATGATGTCGACTTGGGATGATGCTTTGGCGCGTAAGCTTTTAAAGCTTCCAGCGCAAGACCCTGCTAAGGGAGGTTTGCAGCCTGAGATTCGAGCAGAGGACGTGAAGAAATGGGTTCACTACCTAGCCTCTGAAGAAATGCAAGGCCGTGGCACAGGGACGGAAATTGAGAAAGTTTACTCTCAAAAAATTGCAGACCTCTTTAAGTCTTGGGGTCTAGTTGGAGCGGGTGACAAAGGAAGCTTCTTTCAGAAGTTCGAATTCACTTCAGGTGTAGAGCTTGGAGAGAAGAATTCACTTGAAGTCGTTGGTTCATTTGAGCGTAAGTATGAACTTTCTAAGAGTTTTGAACCCCTTTCTCTTTCAAAATCTGGAGACGTGAGAGAAGCGCCAATTGTGTTTGCCGGGTATGGGATTAAAGCTCCAGCTTCTGACAAACAAGTAGAGTACAATTCTTACGCTGGCAGTGATGTGAATGGAAAATGGGTGATTGTACTTAATGATCTGCCTGGAAATATCCCTTCACAGCGTCGCCATTACCTGAATCTTTACTCTCGCCTTCAGCATAAAATCACAGTGGCAAAAAACGCAGGTGCTGTTGGTTTGATTCTTGTGAATGGACCAGAGTCTGGTATTCGCGATCAGTTTGGAAAAGTGAAATTTGAAGGATCTCTTTCAGAAAACAATTTAGCTGTTGTTAAACTCTCAAGTTTGGCAGCTCAAGAACTCTTAAAGTACGCAGGTCAAGATCTACTTACTTTGCAAAAGAAGTTAGACAAAGGGGAGTCTTTAGAGCCTATCGCAATTCCCTCTGCCTATATGAAGGCGAGCGTTGATCTGAAGTTTAAAAAATCTATTGGCACTAACGTCGTGGCAAAGTTGCCAGTTGCGAATGCAGCTTCTTCAGTCATGGTAGGCGCCCATGGCGATCATCTTGGTCATGGACAATTCGGAAACAGTCTTGCTAAAGGCAGCGAGGGCGGAAAAACTCACTTCGGTGCTGATGACAATGCCTCAGGTGTAGCGGGAGTGATGGAACTTGCCCACTATTATGCAGATCTTAAGAAAAAGAATCCTCGCGCACTTCAGAAGAATATCTATTTTGCGATTTGGTCGGGTGAAGAACTAGGCAATCTAGGCTCGGGTCATTTTGTAAAAGCGATGAAGCCCTATGGAATCACGACTTACTTCAATATGGATATGATTGGACGTCTTGATCAAAGACTCTTTGTGCAAGGTCTAGGCTCTGGAGATAATCTAGTGCGCTTTGCTGAAGAAGTGGGAGTTCGCACAGGGGTGCCTTTAACGGTGCAAGAAGATCCGCATCTACCAACAGACTCTCTATCATTTTATATGGCAGGAGTTCCGACGGTGAACTTCTTTACAGGCTCCCATGGTGAATATCACACACCTAGAGACACGGCGGAATTGGTTAATTACGCGGGCGTTGCTCGAGTACTGGATGTTGTAAAATCCTTTATGAACATGATGATTGATACAAAAATCTCCATGGTAAAATACGTAAAGGTCGCAAGTGCCCAGAACAATCTAGAAGGCAGATCCTTCCGTGTGTTCCTTGGAACGATCCCAGACTACTCACAAGAAGGTGTTAAGGGGGTTCGCGTAAGTGGTGCCTCTAAAGGAAGCCCTGCTGAAAAAGCCGGAGTTCAAGAAAAAGACATCATTACAGAGTTCGACGGTATTAAAATCGAGAACCTTTATGACTACGTTTACACTCTTCAAGCTGTGAAGCCGAATAAAGAGACCACGATGAAGGTCTTAAGAAGCGGAAAAGAAATGGTTTTAAAAATCACTCCGCAACTCAAAGAATAGAGTTACAACTTCAAAGAGCCAGAGATCAACTCTGGCTCTTTTTTTTTCTTCAAAATTTCTGAAAAGTTTTTTTAGAAAGTGTTTGGAATGTTAGATTTTGAATTAGAAATCTTCCCACTGTTTAACAATGCCTTAATACAAGCACACAGCATCAAAACCAAATCTGGACTCGCTCTCCTTTAACCCTCTGTGGTCTTATAAGAGTCATAGAGGAGGAAGAGGTCATTCATGTCCACGCTGGTTGCTGATTTTAAAAAATATCAAAAAAAAGAAAGAACTTTAACTGTTGCTATAGTTCTTGCCTCAGTAGCTGCGCCCATTGCCTCTTCTGTTCTTTTAAATATGAAAGTGGACTGGGTCTACGCACTCCTAGTAGGAGTTTCATTCCTAGCCATTGCTGTGTGGTTTCACCTTGTGAGATCGAAAGTTTCTCAACGTTTAATCGTTAAGTACGAGGCTTTGGATATTGGGTCTGTTCTTGCTAAGAAAATCTCAACGGCTACAAATCATCAAAAGTTTGTTATTACGAATACAGGCTATAATCACTTTTATATTCGCTGCCTAAACACAGGTGAACAGTCTTTGGTATCTAAGCACCGTGTTCGTGAAGATTTCGATATCGCGAATTAGTTGTCATATCGCAAGCAATAATTAAATTTCCATATTGAAAATTGATCTACTCATGCCTCTCGGTTCAACTGAGATTCGAGGGGTTTTTATGAGGGACTTGCGAAAGTATTTTCTATTACTATTTCTTCTTTTCCCACTAAATAAGGCGAGTGCCCATCAACCTTTATTTTTTAAGTATCATCGCTTCCATTGCGCTAAGACAGTGACCAGCGGCCTACCTGTGGAGTACTGCTATCGAGATGCTTCCGTAGTGAATAGTCCTGATGTGATTTACTTTTTCCATGCCCACGGAGGCAGTGCTAAATCCTGGCAAAGACAAATTCCAGGCACGTATATCATTCAATCTTTTCTAGATGCCCGAGGCTATCGCCCTCAGATTATTAGCATTTCTTTAGGAGAAGAATGGGCGCTGACGCCGAATTCTCTTTTGATGAGTGTCTTTAAGGATAAGATTTTTCCCTTCGTCGAGAACGCAGTGATAAAGGGGAAGAAGATTCGCAAGAGGCATCTTATTGCTCAGTCCATGGGGGGATTGACGGCAGTAAATCTTGCGCTTTCGCAGCCCGAAAAGTTCTCAAGAGTGGCCTTGATGTGCCCAGCCTTAGCGACGTTAAGTCCGCATAGCTCCGAAGAAGAAATTCAGCGCTACAAGAAAAAATACTTTCTCAGAGATGAAATGCTCGAAAAACTTCTGCGTCTATCGAAAATGATTTTCCCCACAAAAGAGACATGGAGTAGTGAGAATGTTCTATCTGTACTTTCTCAAACCAAAAATGCAAACCACCTCAAATTTTATCTGACTATAGGCAGATACGATGGATATGGCTTCCTAGAGGGGGTTGAAAAATTCTATCGTCTAGCAAATCAAAAAGGAATGCGTTCAGTGAAGAAGGTTGTTCCTGGAGGCCACTGCGCTTTCAGTCATCGCGGAACCGCAAAGTTTATTTTAGGAGAACTGTAATGGATGACATGGATTTCTATGAGCCCTCGGGAAGTCACAAAAAGACGAATGTAGATCTTGAAGCCTATCGTGAAGAAGTGAGGACTCTTATAGAGCACATCGTGAAGCTTCTGGTTGATTCTCCGGCGGAAGTTATCGTGACAACTTATCTGGGACCTAAGACGACAGTCTTTCGAATATCCTGTGCCATTGAAGATGTGGGGCAGGTTATTGGAACTCAAGGTAAAACGATTATGGGCCTACGCTCTGTGGTGCATGCTATGACGGCTCGAATTGGGATTCGCTCCATCGTTGAGCTGCCTGTCTAGACTTAAGGACTGCTGGAAAAACCTGAAAAAGCTAAACAATAAAGACTCGCTTTTTCCTTAAAATGTAGCAATCTCTTTTAGAATTTCTCTAAAAATTCCGAATAAATATCGAGAACTGGAGCGTCTTGTGTTTATTCGGAACATTTCTTTGCTAGGACTAGCTTATTTTCTTCTTGGTATCGGTGATATCAATAGCGGCTATCGTTTAAATCCTGGCGAAGAGCTGGTGGTCATTGCGGGAGCTAGTTGCCAAGCTCTTACAAATCTAGATAGTAGCAAAAGTTATTTCATTCCTACAAAGTCTGCAGCTGAACGCACCAGTCTTACAAATATCTCTCTACCTAAATTGATTGTCTCAACCTGCCCATCGACGTGTAAAGAAATACTCACTCAAGGTCGAAGTCGCGGAAGTGGTAATTATCAATTACTGATGCCAGGCATGAGTCTTCAATCCGTGTATTGTGATATGTCAACGGCCGGAGGCGGCTGGACTCTCGTCACATATTCCCGCGGTGTTTCACCTGCGGTCATCACAAAAGATATCTTCGTAAATCCAGTCAATACTGCTTGGTTAACAGATCGGTCAACAGCAGGTCGATTTGCTTCACTTGGAGCTGAAGTCTTTTCCAAGAGAGTGGGCTCCACAGATGGAATGTTTGTCTCAAGTGTTTATGGGGGAGGCGCTCCTTATATTGATCTAGCCATGGGACCTTGGAACTACGATGTCGTTAAATGCACAGGCAATTTGAGACATACAAGCAGAACTGCAGGATGCCCTGGGCAAAATGCCAATGATAACTACAACTCAGCAGACTATTTAAATTTAACGGTTGATGGGGGGATGATCGGCATTGTTCCCAGCTATGGCCCAGAGCTCTGCTACAGCGGTCTAGGTAATTGTAACTTTGAGTTTTACTTGAGGTAACGGAGATGAAGCTTTTAACTTTGCTCTTATTTATTTTAATGACCTCAGCTTGCGAAATGAGCGCGCGCCTTAGTTCTTTGGATATCCCGAAAGATCTCAGGCCTCCTCAGAAGCCTTCTCCCAGTCCAGAGAGCTTCATCAGCAACAGAACACTCACGAGTACCGAAAATAATTATAAAGTCGATTCAAGTATTGGTGAAATTTTACCTAAGGTTCAGCAGACCACAGAGGATCAGTATAAAGTTTATATCTCCGCCCAAGGGGTTATATTTTCGGAGTCACTATGAAAAAACAAATCCTGCACGTTTCAAAATTTGTTTTATTTTTATGTGTCTTTCTTTTGAAGGCAGTCAGCGCTTCTGCAAATCAAGAGATCACCTTTCAAGGAAGAATCTTAAAGCCAGACGGATATGCTTTAAAATCAAACTCGGTTCTTTTTGAAGTTATGATTCTTTCTAAAAATGAATGCGTTTTATACTCTGAAAATCATCGCCTCGATCTGTCTGTTTCCGAGGGTGTTTTTGCATTGAAGGTGGGTAACACTTCAGCGACGGATGTGAATAATAAAGCGGGTACTGAACTTAGCTCTGTCTTTGATAATCAGAAAACTCTCAATGGTCTTTCAGGGGGAGCTTCCTGTACAGGTCAGTATATTCCAACTGCAGGCGACACTCGTCGAGTCTTGGTTAGATTTATTGATGAAAATAATCTACCAATGAATCCACAAACTATCACGAACTCAAATATTTCCTACGTTCCCTATGCGATGAGTTCATCATCTGTTGCTGGTTTTAAACCTGAAAATCTTCTTCGCGTTTCTAATGAAAATCTTGCTCCCTTAACATTGCTTCAGTATCAAGAGTTTCTAAAACTTCTCAATGGCTCTTCAACACAGTTTGTGAGCCCATCAGATTCTCGTTTGACAGACTCAAGAGCTCCGAC carries:
- a CDS encoding hypothetical protein (COG0596 Predicted hydrolases or acyltransferases (alpha/beta hydrolase superfamily)) — its product is MRDLRKYFLLLFLLFPLNKASAHQPLFFKYHRFHCAKTVTSGLPVEYCYRDASVVNSPDVIYFFHAHGGSAKSWQRQIPGTYIIQSFLDARGYRPQIISISLGEEWALTPNSLLMSVFKDKIFPFVENAVIKGKKIRKRHLIAQSMGGLTAVNLALSQPEKFSRVALMCPALATLSPHSSEEEIQRYKKKYFLRDEMLEKLLRLSKMIFPTKETWSSENVLSVLSQTKNANHLKFYLTIGRYDGYGFLEGVEKFYRLANQKGMRSVKKVVPGGHCAFSHRGTAKFILGEL
- a CDS encoding hypothetical protein (COG0554 Glycerol kinase), whose product is MFIRNISLLGLAYFLLGIGDINSGYRLNPGEELVVIAGASCQALTNLDSSKSYFIPTKSAAERTSLTNISLPKLIVSTCPSTCKEILTQGRSRGSGNYQLLMPGMSLQSVYCDMSTAGGGWTLVTYSRGVSPAVITKDIFVNPVNTAWLTDRSTAGRFASLGAEVFSKRVGSTDGMFVSSVYGGGAPYIDLAMGPWNYDVVKCTGNLRHTSRTAGCPGQNANDNYNSADYLNLTVDGGMIGIVPSYGPELCYSGLGNCNFEFYLR
- a CDS encoding component of the Tol biopolymer transport system (COG0823 Periplasmic component of the Tol biopolymer transport system); this translates as MKKVKVLLTSACIFSVISCQFKESKPVKSHFATSAQVGGFINEPNKLVSDVRQLTFVGPKSGEGYFSPDGTKMIFQSEREPGNPFYQIYIMDLVSGNTHRVSPGHGKTTCGWIHPNMKRVMYSSTHLDPETKKKTAEEFESRKNPVKGRYAWSFDENYDIFTSDIDGKNIRRLTKEKGYDAEGSYSPDGQWIAFASNRAGYTEKLEGEDKKLFEQDPSYMMDIYIMKADGTEVRRLTTSKGYDGGPFFSADGKKITWRRFAPNGSTAEIFTMNVDGSDQKQVTRLKSMSWAPYFHPSGDYIIFGSSVLGYSNFELFIVDTEGKSEPVRVTFDEGFDGLPVFTPDGNQLSWTHRNEKGESQIMMSTWDDALARKLLKLPAQDPAKGGLQPEIRAEDVKKWVHYLASEEMQGRGTGTEIEKVYSQKIADLFKSWGLVGAGDKGSFFQKFEFTSGVELGEKNSLEVVGSFERKYELSKSFEPLSLSKSGDVREAPIVFAGYGIKAPASDKQVEYNSYAGSDVNGKWVIVLNDLPGNIPSQRRHYLNLYSRLQHKITVAKNAGAVGLILVNGPESGIRDQFGKVKFEGSLSENNLAVVKLSSLAAQELLKYAGQDLLTLQKKLDKGESLEPIAIPSAYMKASVDLKFKKSIGTNVVAKLPVANAASSVMVGAHGDHLGHGQFGNSLAKGSEGGKTHFGADDNASGVAGVMELAHYYADLKKKNPRALQKNIYFAIWSGEELGNLGSGHFVKAMKPYGITTYFNMDMIGRLDQRLFVQGLGSGDNLVRFAEEVGVRTGVPLTVQEDPHLPTDSLSFYMAGVPTVNFFTGSHGEYHTPRDTAELVNYAGVARVLDVVKSFMNMMIDTKISMVKYVKVASAQNNLEGRSFRVFLGTIPDYSQEGVKGVRVSGASKGSPAEKAGVQEKDIITEFDGIKIENLYDYVYTLQAVKPNKETTMKVLRSGKEMVLKITPQLKE
- a CDS encoding hypothetical protein (COG1837 Predicted RNA-binding protein (contains KH domain)) is translated as MDDMDFYEPSGSHKKTNVDLEAYREEVRTLIEHIVKLLVDSPAEVIVTTYLGPKTTVFRISCAIEDVGQVIGTQGKTIMGLRSVVHAMTARIGIRSIVELPV